DNA sequence from the Thunnus albacares chromosome 22, fThuAlb1.1, whole genome shotgun sequence genome:
aatacttatgtacttttactgcaatactttaactacatcaagctcataatacttatgtatatTTACTGTAGTAGTATTTtcttgcaggacttttacttgtaatggagtatttgcACATTGATGTATTGGTGCTTCAGTTAAGgttctgagtacttcttccaccgctgctctggatgtttgtgtgcattCAGAGTAAATAATTGATATTTAGTGACAGATTTATCAGCGTTTATTGGTTGTTTTCGTCTGTAATGTGCCTGTTTGCTCACatgttaaacatcagcatgtatgtttaatatttaactcTTATGCCTCATAGGGGACCTAAAAGGGCctttaaagtttcatttttttgatcattttggcTGTGATTATGCTGTAGCCgttatatttgtgtattttttttcaaattttggaAGGTTAACCACAGCTCCTATATTAAGTCTATAACCATCTGTGaagacacatgcacatgcacgcaTGGGCCTTTTGACTcaataaaatatacacatattctctctcaatcaatcaatcaatccatcGATCGATCAATCAATCATGTGTTGCACAGTATCTATCAGTTATATGGTGTTGATTAATTGTTATTTACCACAGATCTTTTCCTTTGTCAGTtgtgttttggaaaatgtttcTAAATTTGATCACTTACTCCTCATACAACAGGAAATGACCCACCCGTCTCCATGGCAATGCCCCGGCCCACCCAGACTGCAGAGAGATTGACTGAGGAGTTTGATGACATCACGGCGGTTACCATGGAGCATCACTTATGAGCTGAAAATATCAGAGACAGTGTACAGTGACAGTAGTGAACATAAGAACTAGACCAGAAGCTGAAGCAGAACATTAAATATATGAAGCTTTAAGTTTGTTCTGTTACTTTGATGCCAGAAACATCCATCTTTGTAACTGAATATTCTGAATAAAGTTGTCAATAAAGCTTTAATATCTCTGCCTGACTGCTCAGCTGTACTGGAGTAACTGCAGAGTAAATAAAGATCTGTCCACATGTGATACCGTCTGTTTTCTACAAATTAGTCAGATGGAAAGTACCTGCATTCGCTGTGGTTTGGTAGACCAAGTGAcacatcctctctctgtctctgtgctgtggttGATCAGTGTTTCTACAGAGAATCATTTCATCACAACAGTCAAACTACTGCTCTTATTTCATCCAGCTGCAGAATGGAGGGAACATCTGTCCAGAGGCTGCTGGGTGAGTCcaatctgctggatgtgtattGATGTGTAAATGTTGAGAGACGATCACTGCTGCGTCCCACAGCAGACCAGTCATTAAAGCTCAAACCAACCTGAGTTTCATTTCTCTTTAGTTCTGAGCTCACTGTTGTGCTGCACAACAAACCAAGGTTAGTAAACTTCTTCCGTCACAGTCTGAAAGCCACTGATTCTGTCTGAGAGATCCTGAGAGGAAAGTTAGAGCTGAGGACAGAGCTGGAAGTCTGACAGGGTTATGAGAGCTTACTCTGTAACTCACTTATAGTACTCTGAAGGGTTTTTATTAGTCTTTTTATGCAAAAAGATCACAAGTTTGTCGTTTCAGCCCTCACAGCCTCTCTGACTGTGAGTCCCAGCAAATTGAggaatttttatctttattcatTGATATTGAACAACTATCTGATTTACTGAAGACACATGAAGTGGTTAAGTGTAAATGTGGTGAAATGAACACCTTCTGGTAACTGGCTGCAGCATTGAGACACATTTATAGATGAAAACTGACACTATAACTGTACGACTAGGAATACTGTTGTTGACCATTTAAGTGTTACTGTGTGATACTCAATAGGCCATTATGTTTTCCTCAATATACAATGATTTTCTGCAGCTTCTCTGACTGTGAGTCCCAGCAGCTCTCAGCTGTTTGAAGGACAGTTTGTCTCTATGAGCTGTGAGGAGGACGACAGCTCTGCTGGATGGACGCTGAGGAGgaacacaaccaaacaaactgGAGCTAAGTGTGAAGATGACTGGGGAGAACCAGCTGGTTCCTCCTGCAACATCAGCTACGTCATCCCGCCAGACAGTGGAGTTTACTGGTGTGAGTCCAGAGAGGGAGCAACCAGTAACTGCATCAACATCACTGTCACTGGtaagatcagactgtggagttAGTATTGATGAAGCTGagtgtaaatgatgaaatgctgtagtttgtctctgtgttcagATGGATCAGTGATCCTGCAGAGTCCTGTCCTCCctgtgatggagggagatgatgtcactctgcactgtaaaacaaagacCTCCAACCTCCCAGCTGATTTCTATAAAGATGGCTCCCTCATCAGGACTGAGcctgcaggtcacatgaccatCCACCATGTTTCCATGTCTGATGAAGGCCTCTACAAGTGTAACATCAGCAGTCACGGAGAGTCTCCACCCAGCTGGGTCACTGTCACAGGTGAGGAAGTTACATTTGATTTCACCACTTATTTCATCCACATGTTCACCTGACCAGGTGTGATTCACTCTGCAGGTAAACCTACCACTACAGCCCTGACCCCTACATCGGGAGCCCCGCCCCCTGACTCAGCTCCCCTCCGGCTTGTGTTCAGACTGGTCTGCCACTTAGTGGTGTTCTTTCCGTACTTCATCTCCACTCTCCTCATGGTGTCTTTATATCGATACAGGCCCACAGGTAACACTCTGAATCATTCACTCACCTTACGGACACTCAGCAACTATCAATCAATCactcaattaattaatcaaccaataagtcagtcaatcaatcaataaatcagtctatcaatcaatcaatcaatcaatcaatcagtcaatcgaTCAATCAAGTTTATTCTGGTGTGGATGGTTAACAGTTGTCTCTAACAGCTGATAAATtatcttcattttctttctgacCTGCTCTGACTGCAGGAAATGACCCGCCCGTCTCTATGGTTATGACTGCGCCCACTCAGACTGAGCAGGGATTGGATGATGACTATGATGACGTCATCACCTCTGTCACCACAGAGCATCACTTCTGAACTGAACAGATGTGTTGTCGTTCTGAAGTGAAGATAAAAATCAGATTTCAAGTCCTTCatgaatgaaaagcagcagagcaTCCGAAACGCTTCCCTGTGGAACTCCACATGTTCTAGTTTGACTTGTATATCAAATGTGTTGAAGTTACAGAGAGGACaggaaatatttttatatttctgctgctgtctgtctgtttcaaGCTGCAGAtctgaaagaaaacatgtcataaTTTTCTGCCATGATGTTATAAACTTGTTCTCTTAAAACTGGTGAAACAATGTGCAGAGAAATGTCACATCTATTAATGTATCTATctctactgtttgttttgttgttcattttatGACTTTATGTTCAATTATTGATGTAACACCAGTGTACAACCATTTCTGCAGGATTAAAAAGTTTGTGATCACCTCACTTTCACATTTCTATAATATCTTGTTTTCtaacaatatta
Encoded proteins:
- the LOC122974208 gene encoding Fc receptor-like protein 5, whose amino-acid sequence is MEGTSVQRLLVLSSLLCCTTNQASLTVSPSSSQLFEGQFVSMSCEEDDSSAGWTLRRNTTKQTGAKCEDDWGEPAGSSCNISYVIPPDSGVYWCESREGATSNCINITVTDGSVILQSPVLPVMEGDDVTLHCKTKTSNLPADFYKDGSLIRTEPAGHMTIHHVSMSDEGLYKCNISSHGESPPSWVTVTGKPTTTALTPTSGAPPPDSAPLRLVFRLVCHLVVFFPYFISTLLMVSLYRYRPTGNDPPVSMVMTAPTQTEQGLDDDYDDVITSVTTEHHF